The Rickettsiales bacterium genome segment TAAGGCACTGTCGAATGTATCGCGATCCGGGTAATCCTGATGGAATATGACTTGCGTTGGAATGCCCGCGTCTTTAGCGCGCTTTAGTCCGTATGCATCACTTTTATTGCTGATGACCATGGCGATGCGTGCCGGAAAATCCGGTTGGGCACAGGCATCGATAAGTGCCTGCAGATTGCTGCCGCTGCCGGAGATAAGGACTGCGACAGGTTTTTTAGTCACGTAAATATACCACGCGTTCCGATTGCTGCGGGATGATGCGGCCGAGCGTGTAGACAGTTTCGCCAGCCTCTTTCAGCAGTGCGGTAATCTCATTGCTTTTCGCTGCATCTACAACGATCATCATGCCGATGCCGCAATTGAATGTGCGCAGCATTTCTGATTCGCTGATATTGCCGGCTTCCTTCAGCCACTGGAAGACTTCCGGCAACTCCCATGCTTTCAGATTAACTTCAGCCGAAACATTTTCCGGCAAGACGCGCGGAGTGTTTTCAGTGATGCCGCCGCCTGTGACATGCACCAGCGCTTTGACGGCACCGGTTTTAATCGCGGCGAGACACGGCTTCACATAAAGGCGCGTAGGAGCCATAAGCTTATCCACCAGCGGCTGTTGTGCTACGTCATGCAGATTGATCTGCTCGCGCTTGATGATATGGCGCACGAGAGAATAACCGTTGGAATGAACGCCGTCCGATGCAAGGCCCAGAATGACATCGCCAGTTGCTACGCCTTTAGGAAGAATTGCTTCGCGTTCTACAGCGCCGACCGCAAAACCTGCGAGGTCGTATTCACCCGGCTGATAAATGCCCGGCATCTCGGCAGTTTCCCCACCGATGAGGGCGCAGCCTGAACGTTTGCAGCCTTCTGCGATACCTTTGATAATGCTTTCGGCAACGTTCACATCCAGTGCGGAAGTAGCGAAGTAATCCAGGAAGAAGAGCGGCTCTGCTCCCTGCACAATGAGATCATTAACGCACATGGCCACAAGATCGATCCCGATCGTATCGTGCTTGTTGAGATCCTGCGC includes the following:
- the purM gene encoding phosphoribosylformylglycinamidine cyclo-ligase, producing the protein MKNIVNKPEVTYADSGVNIDAGNALVERIKPLAKATTRSGVMGGIGGFGALFDLKAAGFKDPVLVSGTDGVGTKVKLAQDLNKHDTIGIDLVAMCVNDLIVQGAEPLFFLDYFATSALDVNVAESIIKGIAEGCKRSGCALIGGETAEMPGIYQPGEYDLAGFAVGAVEREAILPKGVATGDVILGLASDGVHSNGYSLVRHIIKREQINLHDVAQQPLVDKLMAPTRLYVKPCLAAIKTGAVKALVHVTGGGITENTPRVLPENVSAEVNLKAWELPEVFQWLKEAGNISESEMLRTFNCGIGMMIVVDAAKSNEITALLKEAGETVYTLGRIIPQQSERVVYLRD